In one Streptomyces marincola genomic region, the following are encoded:
- a CDS encoding ABC transporter ATP-binding protein produces MIQAIGLTSATRRERSPTVDDLTFEARAGSVTALSGPSGAGKSTALRLMLQLIPGRGVALFRGRPLARIPHPAREIGVLLGDVPGHPRRTAVGHLRMLAAACGVPPGRAEDVLDVVGLSGLADQRLGLFSRGMDRRLGLAAALLGDPHTLVLDDPSRGLSPRETAWLHTLLRGYAEQGGAVLVTGRDPEGVARFADRVVSLEAGRLVADQTAADFARARLRPRVAVRTPHAERLAEALTRRLRDVGAGPGGEVPEVLRESGSRLSVFGATCALVGEVAYQNRVPVHHLADEVGPAGDAAAAGPLHRADGRGGARVVVARAEPARSPLAAASALPPRLPALPPPGPSWPVRYELRRWAGLPALWWLMGLTLVAGLVTALALVSGGTHPAERVLAGWAEPLPLPPAALTAGVLGALAFGHEFRYPALTPAQVVVPRRLSLLVGKLTVTAIAAAALACGTVVVNATAHTLVFGEDIPVEGDWQAALVATAGLAVGCAWAGLLAAGIFRATLVGFAAVAAVPLALTPAVRAVLEGPAGQSLDGLPGRLHALTTLPFPSGVDRWLSATGHLTSQPIGWALALSLLLLLCGYALVSLRSALR; encoded by the coding sequence ATGATCCAGGCCATCGGACTCACCAGCGCGACACGGCGTGAACGGTCACCGACCGTCGACGATCTCACCTTCGAGGCACGAGCGGGCAGTGTGACCGCGTTGTCGGGGCCGTCCGGCGCGGGGAAGTCGACGGCGCTCAGGCTGATGCTCCAGCTGATTCCCGGTCGCGGCGTGGCGCTGTTCCGCGGCAGGCCGCTCGCCCGGATCCCCCATCCCGCCCGCGAGATCGGCGTGCTCCTCGGCGATGTCCCCGGGCATCCGCGCCGCACCGCGGTGGGACACCTCAGGATGCTGGCCGCCGCGTGCGGTGTGCCCCCCGGGCGGGCCGAGGACGTGCTCGACGTGGTCGGCCTCAGCGGCCTGGCGGACCAGCGACTCGGGCTGTTCTCGCGGGGGATGGACCGTCGGCTCGGACTGGCGGCGGCGCTGCTCGGCGATCCGCACACGCTCGTCCTCGACGACCCGTCGCGGGGGCTCTCGCCCCGGGAGACCGCGTGGCTGCACACGTTGCTGCGCGGCTACGCGGAGCAGGGAGGCGCCGTCCTGGTCACCGGGCGGGATCCGGAAGGCGTCGCGCGGTTCGCCGACCGTGTGGTCAGCCTTGAGGCCGGACGGCTGGTGGCCGACCAGACCGCCGCCGACTTCGCGCGGGCCCGGCTGCGTCCCCGCGTCGCCGTGCGCACCCCGCACGCCGAGCGGCTCGCGGAGGCGCTGACCCGCCGCCTGCGGGACGTCGGGGCCGGGCCCGGCGGCGAGGTGCCCGAGGTGCTGCGGGAATCGGGCAGCCGCCTCTCGGTGTTCGGCGCCACCTGTGCGCTGGTCGGCGAGGTCGCCTACCAGAACAGGGTCCCCGTCCACCACCTCGCGGATGAGGTCGGCCCCGCCGGTGACGCGGCGGCGGCCGGGCCGCTGCATCGCGCCGACGGGCGGGGCGGCGCCCGTGTCGTCGTCGCGCGCGCGGAACCGGCCAGGAGCCCGCTCGCCGCCGCGTCGGCCCTGCCGCCGCGCCTTCCCGCGCTGCCGCCGCCGGGCCCGAGCTGGCCCGTGCGGTACGAACTGCGGCGCTGGGCGGGGCTGCCCGCGCTGTGGTGGCTGATGGGCCTGACCCTGGTCGCCGGTCTGGTGACGGCCCTGGCCCTCGTCTCCGGCGGGACGCACCCCGCCGAGCGCGTGCTGGCGGGGTGGGCGGAGCCGTTGCCGCTGCCGCCCGCCGCGCTGACCGCCGGCGTGCTCGGGGCCCTGGCCTTCGGGCACGAGTTCCGCTATCCGGCGCTGACCCCGGCGCAGGTCGTCGTGCCGCGGCGGCTCTCCCTGCTGGTGGGCAAGCTGACCGTGACGGCGATCGCCGCCGCGGCTCTGGCCTGCGGCACGGTCGTGGTCAACGCCACGGCCCACACGCTGGTGTTCGGCGAGGACATCCCGGTCGAAGGGGACTGGCAGGCGGCTCTCGTCGCGACCGCCGGACTCGCGGTGGGCTGCGCCTGGGCGGGGCTGCTCGCGGCGGGTATCTTCCGGGCCACGCTCGTCGGGTTCGCGGCCGTGGCCGCGGTGCCGCTCGCGCTGACACCGGCCGTCCGCGCGGTACTCGAAGGGCCGGCGGGTCAATCGCTCGACGGGCTGCCGGGACGACTGCACGCGTTGACCACGCTTCCGTTCCCGTCCGGAGTCGACCGCTGGCTGTCCGCTACAGGGCATCTCACGTCCCAGCCGATCGGCTGGGCGCTCGCTCTCTCCCTGCTGTTGCTGCTGTGCGGATATGCCCTCGTCAGCCTGCGCAGCGCGCTTCGCTGA
- a CDS encoding DUF4192 domain-containing protein — MSSLSESTSSLTDPFRLVRLRGPADLADALPYLLGRDPEGSVVLIGLHGAHGRLLGRVHSGIPVREDGWREAAEAMAACLVGESRKRNGAPPDAALVCLCRSPEPGGRALDVKERLAPLARLLRVSCGALDVPVVEALYLTGDRYWSYCCATDDCCPPDGNKLPEAGTSPMAAAAAYAGLRVPEPAGRQERRLLPLAGEAAARQLRAFDAVAPELVRPMLGASREAVTVRAATLELAESMVGRFRRAPAAIDGVSPDERDDALITSEEAARLIIGLQDRTTRDIAAEWMEGPEAGAALRLWRTLVRRCVGPFAEHAAAPLTLAGWVAWSTGDLSGAQVALARALERDPEYVFARLLRQAYLEGVDPEGLRRCMREQRAARERE, encoded by the coding sequence ATGTCCTCACTCAGTGAATCCACTTCGTCACTCACCGATCCGTTCCGGCTGGTCAGGCTCCGCGGTCCCGCGGACCTGGCCGACGCCCTTCCCTATCTCCTGGGGCGCGACCCCGAAGGGTCCGTCGTTCTCATCGGGCTGCACGGCGCGCACGGGAGGCTCCTCGGCCGAGTCCACTCCGGTATTCCGGTCCGGGAGGACGGTTGGCGCGAGGCGGCCGAGGCGATGGCCGCCTGCCTCGTGGGGGAGAGCCGCAAGCGCAACGGCGCCCCACCCGACGCCGCCCTCGTCTGCCTGTGCCGGTCCCCGGAGCCGGGTGGCCGTGCCCTCGACGTCAAGGAACGGCTCGCTCCGCTGGCGCGGCTGCTGCGCGTATCGTGCGGCGCGCTCGACGTCCCGGTGGTCGAAGCCCTGTATCTCACCGGGGACCGCTACTGGTCCTACTGCTGTGCCACGGACGACTGCTGTCCTCCCGATGGCAACAAGCTGCCCGAGGCGGGGACTTCGCCGATGGCGGCCGCAGCCGCGTACGCCGGGCTGCGGGTGCCGGAGCCCGCCGGCCGGCAGGAGCGCAGGCTCCTCCCGCTGGCCGGCGAGGCCGCCGCGCGGCAGCTGCGGGCCTTCGACGCGGTGGCTCCGGAGCTGGTGCGGCCCATGCTGGGGGCATCGCGGGAGGCGGTCACCGTGCGGGCCGCGACGCTGGAACTCGCGGAGTCGATGGTGGGGCGGTTCCGCCGGGCGCCGGCCGCGATCGACGGTGTCTCGCCCGACGAACGGGACGACGCCCTGATCACCTCGGAGGAGGCTGCCCGTCTGATCATCGGGCTCCAGGACCGCACCACGCGGGACATCGCCGCCGAGTGGATGGAGGGCCCGGAAGCGGGAGCCGCGTTGCGGCTGTGGCGCACTCTCGTCCGGCGCTGCGTCGGGCCGTTCGCCGAGCACGCGGCGGCGCCGCTCACCCTCGCGGGCTGGGTGGCCTGGTCCACCGGGGACCTGTCGGGCGCGCAGGTGGCGCTGGCCAGAGCACTGGAGCGGGATCCGGAATACGTGTTCGCCCGGCTCCTGCGGCAGGCGTATCTGGAGGGCGTCGACCCCGAGGGGTTGCGCCGGTGCATGCGCGAGCAGCGTGCGGCCCGCGAGCGCGAATGA
- a CDS encoding DNA gyrase/topoisomerase IV subunit B: MTADTSVPSTALLTGADPGGNYTARHLLVLEGLEAVRKRPGMYIGSTDSRGLMHCLWEIIDNSVDEALGGHCDRIEVFLHTDGSVEVRDNGRGIPVDIEPKTGLSGVEVVMTKLHAGGKFGGGSYAASGGLHGVGASVVNALSARLDVEVDRGGHTNAISFRRGTPGIFTESGPEAPFDPGSGLLKGKKIPKNRTGTRVRYWADRQIFLKDAKLSLENLHARARQTAFLVPGLTITVRDERELDGAEHSEEVFHYDGGISEFCEYLAPDKPVCDVLRLTGGGTFKETVPVLDDRGHMIPTEVRRELEVDVALRWGTGYDTTLKSFVNIIATPKGGTHVTGFERAVRATLNDVLRASKLLRVAEEDVMKDDVLEGLTAVVTVRLAEPQFEGQTKEVLGTSAATRIVAAVVAKELKAFLTSTKRDAKQQARAVLDKVVAAARTRIAARQHKEAQRRKTALESSALPAKLADCRSDDVDRSELFIVEGDSALGTAKLARNSEFQALLPIRGKILNVQKSSVSDMLKNAECGAIIQVIGAGSGRTFDIDQARYGRVIFLADADVDGAHIRCLLLTLFQRYMRPMVEQGRVFSAVPPLHRIELSNPKRGQEKYLYTYSDNELRETLLDLNRRGVRYKESIQRYKGLGEMDADQLAETTMDPRRRTLRRINISDLEAAEEAFSLLMGNEVAPRREFITSSAATLDRSRIDT, encoded by the coding sequence GTGACCGCCGACACGTCCGTGCCATCCACCGCACTGCTGACCGGAGCCGACCCCGGCGGCAACTACACCGCGCGGCACCTGCTGGTCCTTGAGGGGCTTGAGGCGGTGCGCAAGCGCCCCGGCATGTACATCGGCTCCACGGACAGTCGCGGACTGATGCACTGCCTGTGGGAGATCATCGACAACTCGGTCGACGAGGCCCTGGGCGGCCACTGCGACCGCATCGAGGTCTTCCTGCACACGGACGGTTCTGTGGAGGTCCGGGACAACGGACGCGGCATCCCCGTGGACATCGAGCCGAAGACCGGCCTGTCCGGCGTCGAGGTCGTCATGACCAAGCTCCACGCGGGGGGGAAGTTCGGCGGCGGTTCCTACGCGGCGTCCGGCGGCCTGCACGGCGTGGGCGCCTCGGTGGTGAACGCGCTCTCCGCGCGCCTGGATGTCGAGGTCGACCGCGGCGGCCACACGAACGCGATCAGCTTCCGGCGCGGGACACCCGGCATCTTCACCGAATCGGGTCCCGAGGCGCCGTTCGACCCGGGCAGCGGCCTGCTGAAGGGCAAGAAGATCCCCAAGAACCGCACGGGCACGCGCGTGCGGTACTGGGCGGACCGGCAGATCTTCCTGAAGGACGCCAAGCTCTCGCTGGAGAACCTGCACGCCCGCGCGCGGCAGACGGCGTTCCTCGTGCCAGGACTCACCATCACCGTGCGTGACGAACGGGAGCTGGACGGGGCGGAGCACTCGGAAGAGGTGTTCCACTACGACGGCGGCATCAGCGAATTCTGCGAGTACCTCGCGCCCGACAAGCCGGTGTGCGACGTGCTGCGCCTGACCGGCGGCGGGACGTTCAAGGAGACCGTGCCGGTCCTGGACGACCGCGGGCACATGATCCCCACCGAGGTGCGCCGGGAGCTTGAGGTCGACGTCGCCCTGCGCTGGGGCACGGGCTACGACACGACGCTCAAGTCGTTCGTCAACATCATCGCCACCCCCAAGGGCGGCACCCACGTGACCGGTTTCGAGCGGGCGGTCCGGGCCACGCTGAACGACGTCCTGCGCGCGTCGAAGCTGCTGCGCGTCGCGGAGGAGGACGTCATGAAGGACGACGTCCTCGAAGGGCTGACGGCCGTGGTGACGGTGCGCCTGGCCGAGCCGCAGTTCGAGGGGCAGACCAAGGAGGTGCTCGGCACATCGGCGGCCACCCGGATCGTGGCCGCCGTGGTCGCCAAGGAGCTGAAGGCCTTCCTGACCTCGACGAAGCGCGACGCGAAGCAGCAGGCTCGCGCCGTTCTCGACAAGGTCGTGGCGGCGGCGAGGACCAGGATCGCGGCCCGCCAGCACAAGGAGGCGCAGCGCAGGAAGACGGCGCTTGAGTCCTCCGCGCTCCCCGCCAAGCTGGCGGACTGCCGCAGCGACGACGTGGACCGCAGCGAACTGTTCATCGTCGAGGGCGACAGCGCGCTCGGAACGGCCAAGCTCGCGCGGAACTCGGAGTTCCAGGCGCTGCTGCCGATCCGAGGGAAGATTCTCAACGTTCAGAAGTCGTCGGTCTCCGACATGCTCAAGAACGCCGAGTGCGGCGCGATCATCCAGGTGATAGGAGCCGGGTCGGGGCGGACGTTCGACATCGACCAGGCGCGCTACGGGCGCGTGATCTTCCTGGCCGACGCGGACGTGGACGGGGCGCACATCCGCTGCCTGCTGCTGACCCTCTTCCAGCGCTACATGCGGCCCATGGTCGAGCAGGGACGCGTCTTCTCCGCGGTCCCGCCGCTGCACCGCATCGAGCTGAGCAACCCGAAGCGGGGGCAGGAGAAGTACCTGTACACCTACTCGGACAACGAGCTGCGCGAGACCCTGCTCGACCTCAACCGCAGAGGGGTGCGGTACAAGGAGTCGATCCAGCGGTACAAGGGGCTCGGCGAGATGGACGCGGACCAGCTGGCCGAGACCACCATGGACCCGCGCCGGCGCACGCTGCGGCGCATCAACATCAGTGATCTGGAGGCCGCGGAGGAGGCGTTCAGCCTGCTGATGGGCAACGAGGTCGCGCCGCGCCGCGAGTTCATCACCAGCTCGGCCGCGACGCTCGACCGTTCGCGCATCGACACCTGA
- a CDS encoding RNA polymerase sigma factor, producing the protein MFVSASTSRTLPAEIAESNSVMALIERGKAEGQIAGDDVRRAFEADQIPSTQWKNVLRSLNQILDEEGVTLMVSAAEAPKRTRKSVAAKTTAKRTATKTVAAKTTPAKKATAMARPEEPAESGSVGSAGGAGGSGAVAKKAAAKKPVAKKAPAKKAVAKKAPAKKAAVAKKTDAAKGTEPKKEIVDEFLEGEEEVLEEPAERAVRGAAPGEGPDGKPENEGFVLSDEDEDDAPAQQVAAAGATADPVKDYLKQIGKVPLLNAEQEVELAKRIEAGLFAEDKLASSDKTAPKLRRELEIISEDGRRAKNHLLEANLRLVVSLAKRYTGRGMLFLDLIQEGNLGLIRAVEKFDYTKGYKFSTYATWWIRQAITRAMADQARTIRIPVHMVEVINKLARVQRQMLQDLGREPTPEELAKELDMTPEKVVEVQKYGREPISLHTPLGEDGDSEFGDLIEDSEAVVPADAVSFTLLQEQLHSVLDTLSEREAGVVSMRFGLTDGQPKTLDEIGKVYGVTRERIRQIESKTMSKLRHPSRSQVLRDYLD; encoded by the coding sequence TTGTTCGTGTCGGCCAGCACTTCCCGTACTCTCCCCGCAGAGATCGCCGAGTCAAATTCTGTGATGGCGCTCATCGAACGGGGAAAGGCCGAGGGGCAGATCGCCGGCGACGATGTGCGCCGGGCCTTCGAGGCTGACCAGATCCCGTCAACCCAGTGGAAGAACGTTCTGCGCAGCCTCAACCAGATCCTCGACGAGGAGGGCGTGACGCTGATGGTGAGTGCCGCCGAGGCGCCCAAGCGCACCCGGAAGAGTGTCGCCGCGAAGACCACGGCCAAGCGGACCGCGACCAAGACGGTCGCGGCGAAGACCACGCCTGCCAAGAAGGCGACAGCCATGGCCCGCCCCGAGGAGCCCGCCGAGTCCGGGTCCGTCGGGTCGGCCGGCGGTGCGGGCGGCTCCGGGGCGGTCGCCAAGAAGGCCGCGGCCAAGAAGCCGGTCGCCAAGAAGGCTCCCGCGAAGAAGGCCGTGGCCAAGAAGGCCCCCGCGAAGAAGGCCGCCGTCGCCAAGAAGACGGACGCGGCCAAGGGGACGGAGCCCAAGAAGGAGATCGTCGACGAGTTCCTTGAGGGCGAGGAAGAGGTCCTTGAGGAGCCGGCGGAGCGCGCCGTTCGCGGCGCCGCGCCCGGCGAGGGCCCGGACGGCAAGCCCGAGAACGAGGGCTTCGTCCTCTCCGACGAGGACGAGGACGACGCGCCGGCGCAGCAGGTGGCCGCCGCAGGTGCCACGGCCGACCCGGTCAAGGACTACCTCAAGCAGATCGGCAAGGTTCCGCTGCTCAACGCGGAGCAGGAGGTCGAGCTGGCCAAGCGCATCGAGGCCGGCCTCTTCGCCGAGGACAAGCTGGCCAGCTCGGACAAGACCGCCCCCAAGCTGCGGCGCGAGCTGGAGATCATCTCCGAGGACGGCCGGCGCGCCAAGAACCACCTGCTGGAGGCCAACCTCCGGCTGGTCGTCTCCCTGGCCAAGCGCTACACGGGCCGCGGGATGCTGTTCCTCGACCTGATCCAGGAGGGCAACCTCGGTCTGATCCGGGCGGTCGAGAAGTTCGACTACACCAAGGGGTACAAGTTCTCGACGTACGCCACCTGGTGGATCCGGCAGGCGATCACGCGGGCGATGGCCGACCAGGCGCGTACCATCCGCATCCCCGTGCACATGGTCGAGGTCATCAACAAGCTCGCCCGGGTGCAGCGCCAGATGCTCCAGGACCTCGGGCGCGAGCCCACCCCGGAGGAGCTGGCCAAGGAGCTGGACATGACCCCGGAGAAGGTGGTCGAGGTCCAGAAGTACGGCCGCGAGCCGATCTCCCTGCACACGCCGCTCGGCGAGGACGGCGACAGCGAGTTCGGCGACCTGATCGAGGACTCGGAGGCCGTGGTTCCCGCGGACGCCGTGAGCTTCACCCTGCTCCAGGAGCAGTTGCACTCCGTGCTCGACACGCTCAGTGAGCGTGAGGCCGGTGTGGTCTCGATGCGCTTCGGTCTCACCGACGGCCAGCCCAAGACCTTGGACGAGATCGGCAAGGTCTACGGCGTGACGCGAGAGCGCATCCGGCAGATCGAGTCCAAGACGATGTCGAAGCTCCGCCACCCGTCCCGCTCGCAGGTCCTGCGGGACTACCTGGACTGA
- a CDS encoding RecQ family ATP-dependent DNA helicase — translation MQQQSAGSAPHPAPEPTDLRSAADAVLARLVGAPDGAARLREDQWRAIEALVAGRRRALVVQRTGWGKSAVYFVATALLRERGSGPTVIVSPLLALMRNQIGAAAAAGIRARSINSANTEEWETVQEEIAAGQVDVLLVSPERLNNPDFRDRVLPRLAAATGLLVVDEAHCISDWGHDFRPDYRRLRTLLAELPAGVPVLATTATANARVTADVADQLGTGEGMAEALVLRGPLDRESLRLSVLRLPDAAHRLAWLDENLGRLPGSGIIYTLTVAAAEEVSAHLTARGHHVVAYTGRMENADRQAAEDDLLANRVKALVATSALGMGFDKPDLGFVVHLGSPSSPISYYQQVGRAGRGVEHAEVLLLPGPEDEAIWRYFASLAFPPEEQVRRTLDVLAAADRPMSLPALEPRVDLRRSRLEMMLKVLDVDGAVRRERGGWTATGSPWHYDAERYAQVARQRQAEQQAMRDYVSGEGCRMEFLRRALDDEDAGPCGRCDNCTGDGYAADVMPATVEAARGELARPGLPVEPRRMWPTGLPATGVDLKGRIPAGEQAAPGRALGRLSDIGWGNRLRPLLSPGSGDGPVPDDVLNAVITVLTDWAKGPGGWAPGAPDRRARPVGVVSVGSHTRPRLVGSLAEGVASVGRMPFLGTIDTGTATPARSNSARRVHALSGSLGLGPGLAEAVKNADGPLLLVDDYTESGWTLALAARLLRAAGSGEVLPLVLAVQG, via the coding sequence ATGCAGCAGCAGTCCGCGGGCTCGGCCCCGCACCCCGCCCCGGAGCCGACGGATCTTCGCTCGGCGGCCGACGCCGTGCTCGCGCGCCTCGTCGGGGCTCCGGACGGCGCGGCCCGACTTCGCGAGGACCAGTGGCGCGCCATCGAGGCACTGGTCGCCGGCCGGCGGCGGGCACTCGTCGTCCAGCGCACGGGCTGGGGCAAGTCCGCCGTGTACTTCGTGGCCACGGCGTTGCTCAGGGAGCGCGGAAGCGGCCCGACGGTGATCGTCTCCCCGCTGCTCGCGCTCATGCGGAACCAGATCGGTGCCGCCGCCGCGGCCGGCATCCGGGCCCGCTCCATCAACTCGGCGAACACCGAGGAGTGGGAGACCGTACAGGAGGAGATCGCGGCGGGGCAGGTCGACGTCCTGCTCGTCAGCCCCGAGCGCCTGAACAATCCGGACTTCCGCGACCGCGTCCTGCCCCGGCTCGCGGCGGCCACCGGCCTGCTCGTCGTCGACGAGGCCCACTGCATCTCCGACTGGGGCCACGACTTCCGCCCGGACTACCGCCGGCTGCGCACCCTGCTCGCCGAGCTGCCGGCCGGGGTGCCCGTGCTGGCCACGACGGCCACGGCCAACGCCCGCGTGACGGCCGACGTCGCCGATCAGCTGGGCACCGGCGAAGGGATGGCCGAGGCCTTGGTGCTGCGCGGCCCACTGGACCGCGAGAGCCTGCGCCTCTCGGTGCTGCGATTGCCCGACGCGGCCCACCGGCTGGCCTGGCTCGACGAGAACCTCGGGCGGCTGCCGGGCTCTGGCATCATCTACACCCTCACCGTCGCAGCGGCGGAGGAGGTCTCCGCCCACCTCACCGCGCGCGGACACCATGTGGTCGCCTACACCGGACGCATGGAGAACGCCGACCGGCAGGCCGCGGAGGACGACCTCCTGGCGAACCGGGTGAAGGCACTGGTCGCGACCTCCGCACTCGGCATGGGATTCGACAAACCCGATCTGGGTTTCGTCGTGCACCTCGGCTCGCCCTCCTCACCCATCTCCTACTACCAGCAGGTGGGCCGCGCCGGGCGCGGCGTCGAGCACGCCGAGGTGCTGCTCCTGCCAGGCCCGGAGGACGAGGCGATCTGGCGCTACTTCGCCTCGCTCGCCTTCCCGCCCGAGGAGCAGGTCCGACGCACCCTGGACGTGCTCGCCGCCGCCGACCGGCCGATGTCGCTGCCCGCCCTCGAACCGCGCGTGGACCTGCGGCGTTCTCGTCTGGAGATGATGCTGAAGGTCCTCGACGTGGACGGTGCGGTCCGCCGGGAGCGCGGCGGATGGACCGCCACGGGAAGCCCCTGGCACTACGACGCGGAGCGGTACGCCCAGGTCGCCCGGCAGCGGCAGGCCGAGCAGCAGGCCATGCGCGACTACGTCTCCGGCGAGGGCTGCCGCATGGAGTTCCTGCGCCGTGCGCTGGACGACGAGGACGCCGGGCCCTGCGGACGCTGCGACAACTGCACCGGGGACGGGTACGCGGCCGACGTCATGCCGGCCACCGTCGAGGCCGCCAGGGGCGAGCTGGCCAGGCCCGGCCTCCCGGTCGAGCCCCGCCGCATGTGGCCGACAGGGCTGCCCGCGACGGGTGTCGACCTGAAGGGCCGTATCCCCGCGGGCGAACAGGCTGCCCCGGGGCGGGCCCTGGGCCGGTTGTCGGACATCGGCTGGGGCAACCGGCTGCGCCCGCTGCTCTCCCCCGGCTCCGGAGACGGCCCCGTCCCCGACGACGTCCTGAACGCGGTGATCACCGTGCTCACCGACTGGGCCAAAGGGCCGGGGGGCTGGGCGCCCGGAGCGCCCGACCGGCGGGCGCGCCCCGTCGGCGTCGTCTCCGTCGGCTCGCACACCCGCCCCCGGCTGGTCGGCTCGCTGGCCGAGGGCGTCGCCTCGGTCGGCCGCATGCCGTTCCTCGGCACGATCGACACCGGCACCGCCACGCCCGCCCGCAGCAACAGCGCCCGCCGCGTGCACGCGCTCAGCGGCTCCCTCGGCCTGGGGCCCGGGCTCGCCGAGGCCGTGAAGAACGCCGACGGGCCCCTGCTGCTGGTGGACGACTACACCGAATCGGGGTGGACGCTGGCACTCGCGGCCCGGCTGCTGCGCGCCGCGGGAAGCGGGGAGGTGCTGCCCCTGGTCCTGGCCGTCCAGGGCTGA
- a CDS encoding FadR/GntR family transcriptional regulator produces MLFTKDLKVSTRPADKGGVTTLAHSMMTATRPTDSGTPGPGGLDRYSYAESTGAARTTNAPAWEGADTDMGRVGRRAAGSRGRGLHGQLVQQLGQMIVSGDLGADRPLVPEEIGQRFEVSRTVVRESLRVLEAKGLVSARPNVGTRVRPVGDWNLLDPDIIEWRAFGPQREDQRRELSELRLTIEPLAARLAAGDVSEEVRQRLGDMVDIMGHALGQGDTLTFSRADAEFHNLMLQAAGNRMLEHLSGIVAAALQVSGGAASGCEHPTEASVTLHQRILDAVAAGEPCAAENATRQLLSAAPEAAAPAGGPGAGGADHVVPAPREH; encoded by the coding sequence GTGCTTTTCACCAAAGACCTCAAGGTGTCAACGCGCCCCGCCGACAAAGGAGGCGTGACTACCCTTGCGCACTCGATGATGACCGCCACCCGCCCCACCGACTCCGGCACCCCCGGTCCCGGAGGTCTCGACCGCTACTCCTACGCGGAATCCACCGGCGCCGCCCGCACCACCAACGCCCCCGCCTGGGAGGGCGCCGACACGGACATGGGCCGGGTCGGGCGCCGAGCGGCGGGCAGCCGCGGGCGCGGGCTGCACGGCCAACTCGTCCAGCAGCTCGGACAGATGATCGTCTCCGGCGACCTCGGCGCGGACCGGCCGCTCGTGCCCGAGGAGATCGGCCAGCGCTTCGAGGTGTCGCGCACCGTGGTGCGCGAGTCGCTGCGTGTGCTGGAGGCCAAAGGGCTGGTGAGCGCCCGTCCCAACGTCGGGACGCGCGTGCGGCCGGTAGGCGACTGGAATCTGCTCGACCCCGACATCATCGAGTGGCGGGCCTTCGGGCCGCAGCGCGAGGACCAGCGCCGGGAGCTGAGCGAGCTGCGGCTCACGATCGAGCCGCTCGCCGCCCGGCTGGCGGCCGGGGACGTGTCCGAGGAGGTGCGCCAGCGCCTCGGCGACATGGTGGACATCATGGGCCACGCCCTCGGCCAGGGCGACACCCTGACCTTCTCCCGCGCGGACGCCGAGTTCCACAACCTGATGCTCCAGGCCGCGGGCAACCGCATGCTCGAACATCTGTCCGGAATCGTCGCCGCGGCCCTCCAGGTGTCCGGAGGGGCGGCCTCCGGCTGCGAGCACCCCACCGAGGCGTCCGTAACGCTGCACCAGCGCATCCTCGACGCGGTCGCGGCCGGTGAGCCCTGCGCGGCGGAGAACGCGACGCGGCAGCTGCTCTCGGCGGCACCCGAGGCCGCCGCGCCCGCCGGGGGTCCCGGTGCCGGTGGGGCCGACCACGTGGTCCCCGCGCCACGCGAACACTGA
- a CDS encoding NUDIX hydrolase, with product MPYDPSEYPPFAVTVDLVVLTVRQHALCALTVRRGEEPFRGQWALPGGFVRADEDLATAAARELAEETGLLAHDSGSRHAGAHLEQLATYGDPSRDPRMRVVSVAYLVLAPDLPAPTAGGDAGGAQWAPVGRLLGTGGPADERLAFDHATILADGVERARSKIEYSSLAAAFCPAEFTVGELRRVYEAVWGVSLDPRNFHRKVTGTPGFLVPVGGTTTRQGGRPAQLFRAGGASALNPPMLRPEG from the coding sequence ATGCCCTACGACCCGTCGGAGTACCCGCCGTTCGCCGTCACCGTCGACCTGGTGGTGCTCACCGTCAGGCAGCATGCGTTGTGCGCTCTCACGGTGCGGCGGGGCGAGGAGCCGTTCCGGGGGCAGTGGGCACTTCCCGGCGGCTTCGTGCGGGCCGACGAGGACTTGGCCACCGCCGCGGCCAGGGAGCTGGCCGAGGAGACCGGACTGCTGGCCCATGACTCCGGCAGCCGGCACGCCGGCGCGCACCTCGAACAGCTGGCCACGTACGGCGATCCCTCCCGCGATCCCAGAATGCGGGTGGTCAGTGTGGCGTACCTCGTCCTCGCTCCCGACCTGCCCGCGCCCACGGCGGGCGGCGACGCCGGAGGCGCCCAGTGGGCGCCGGTCGGGCGGTTGCTCGGCACGGGCGGGCCGGCGGACGAGCGCCTTGCCTTCGACCACGCGACCATCCTGGCCGACGGAGTCGAGCGGGCCCGATCGAAGATCGAGTACTCCTCGCTCGCGGCTGCCTTCTGTCCGGCGGAGTTCACGGTCGGCGAGCTGCGCCGGGTGTACGAGGCGGTATGGGGGGTGTCGCTGGATCCACGCAACTTCCACCGGAAAGTGACGGGAACGCCCGGGTTCCTGGTGCCTGTCGGGGGGACGACGACCCGCCAGGGCGGCCGGCCGGCGCAGTTGTTCCGGGCCGGAGGCGCCAGCGCCCTGAACCCGCCGATGCTGCGCCCCGAGGGCTAG
- a CDS encoding DUF7455 domain-containing protein, with the protein MTTVLTPASPLTAGDRCDRCGAQAYLRVVLISGGELLFCAHHGRKFEPELKKIAAEIQDETEKLTATPSTAHDGER; encoded by the coding sequence GTGACTACTGTTCTGACCCCCGCGAGCCCGCTGACGGCTGGGGACCGCTGCGACCGCTGTGGTGCCCAGGCGTATCTCCGCGTGGTCCTCATCAGCGGCGGAGAGCTGCTGTTCTGCGCCCACCACGGCCGTAAGTTCGAGCCGGAGCTCAAGAAGATCGCTGCGGAGATACAGGACGAGACGGAGAAGCTGACCGCGACTCCCTCGACCGCACACGACGGCGAACGCTGA